CAGCCGCATCGAGCGATTTTCCCGCGCCAGCACCTGATATGCACCGAAGGTACCGCAAGGGTTACACCAAGAGACTTATTAAATCATCAGGAGGAATCGGCATGAAATGGTTCAACAATTTCAAGGTTGGCACGAAGCTCATTGCAGGATTTGTTTCGGTGGCCATGGTCGCCGCCATCATCGGGGTTGTCGGCATCTTGAAGATTCACCAGCTTAAAGACGAAAGCATTAAACTCAACGAAAAGGTAACCGTTCCCCTGGGCGATCTGGGCAACATGTCTGTCGCCTTCCAGCGGATCAGGATTAACTTGCGCGACGCAGTGGAAGAGAGAGAGCCGACGGAACGACAGCATAATGTGGAAAAAATCCTTCAGCTTCGCCAAATAATAACCGAGAGGGCTGAACGCTTCGAAAAGACAATCCTGACCGAAGATGGGCGGAGACTTTTTACCGAGTTCAAGGAAACACGAAAGGCGTACATAGGGCTTTCCGACAAAGTATTGCAGCTCGACGAAGCCGGCAGGGATGCCGAGGCGGTGGAGCTGATGCATGGCGACGCCAAGAAAGCGGCATTTCACGAGCAGGAGTTGCTGGACAAGCTGATGGAGTCGAAAGAGAAGCAGGCCAAGCTGACCGCAGAAAATAACAACGCCGTTGCCACATCGGCCTCGCGGCTTATGACTATGCTCGCGGTTATCGGCGTGATTATGGCCGTCGGCCTCGGCTTGATCATCTCCCGGATAATCACCGCCCCATTGGGCAAGGCAGTCGAAGTCGCCAACCGCTTGGCCGACGGCGACCTGACGGTTGATGTCGTCGCCACGTCGGGCGACGAGACCGGACAGGTGCTCTCCGCCATGGGAAACATGGTGAGAAGCCTCCGTGACATGGTAATCCAGACCGTAACCATATCCACAGGCATCGCGGCCGCCTCCTCACAGCTCCATGCAACGTCCGAGCAGATCGCCACCGGCGCGGAAGAAGTGGCCTCCCAGAGCGGCACCGTTGCCACGGCGAGTGAAGAAATGGCAGCCACCAGTTCGGACATCGCCCGCAACTGCGGTGCAGCAGCCGATGCCTCCATGCAGTCCACCGCATCGGCAACCGCCGGCGCCAAGATCGTTCAGGAAACCATAACCGGCATGGGGGTCATCGCCGACCGGGTGCGCCAGACGTCCAGAACGGTTGAAGCCCTGGGAACCCGCTCGGAGGAAATCGGCGAAATCATCGGAACCATTGAGGACATCGCCGATCAGACGAACCTTCTGGCCCTGAACGCCGCCATTGAAGCTGCGCGAGCCGGGGAACAGGGACGCGGCTTCGCCGTTGTCGCCGACGAAGTGCGGGCGCTGGCAGAGCGCACCACCAAGGCCACCAAGGAGATCGGTGCCATGATCAAGACGATCCAGAGCGAGACCCGGGATGCAGTACGCGCCATGGACGAGGGGGTTCAGGAGGCCGAAAAGGGTGCGGTGTCGGCCCAGAAATCGGGTGAAGCGCTGGAAGATATCCTGAGCCGCATAAACGAAGTGGCCATGCAGGTGAGCCAGATAGCCACCGCTGCCGAGCAGCAGACCGCAACCACCAGTGAAGTGACCACCAACATCCAGCAGATCACAGAAGTGGTGCACCAGACGGCAAACGGGGCCGAGGAAACGGCCGGGGCGGCGGCACAGCTTGCCCGGCAGGCTACCGACTTGCAGACCCTTGTGAGCCGGTTCAGCCTGGCATGAGACTATCAGCAGGGTTGCTGGGGGAAGGAGATAATGACGCTCCCCCTTTCAATGCAGGGATAACGGGAGAAAATCATGGCACATGCCCTTGTTGCAGAGGAACCGGCAGCGGTGAGATACGAACTGACGCAACTCGTCAGCTTTACCGTCGAGGGAGAGCAATTCGGGGTTGACGTATTAAAAGTAAGCGAAATAATACGGCTTCCCTCCATTACCCACGTTCCAACAGCCCCCCCATACGTGGAAGGGATCATCAACCTTAGGGGAAGCTTGATTCCTGTCATATCTATGCGCGAGAGGTTTGGCTTTCAACTGGCCGAAAGCGACAGCCGGACCCGGATCATCGTCATGACCGTCGGGAACTCCCTGATGGGATTCAAGGTTGATACCGTTTCCGAGGTAATGCGTGTCTCGGGGAGCGACATCCAGTATCCCCCCACCATGCTGTCAGGCAGCGACAGCCACCAATGCCTCATCGGGGTAATCAACCTGGCGGCTCAGATGCTGATCATTATTGACCCGGAAAAGATGTTTTCGGAAGCCGAGGTGGAACAAGTTTTTCTAAAGCAACAAATAACAGGAGTCGATGAATAAACCAGGGACACAAACCGGGCTTCGCAAGCATTCACGAAGTCACGGTATTCCCGAAAGTTGGAGGGAACATGCCGAACACCAATGGGGCAGGAGGCCCCGGGAAAAATCTCTCGGGGAATTCACTGGCCGGCAAGCGGATACTCCTGGCGGAGGACGCCCTTTGCAATCAGAGACTCGCAGTCGCTACCCTGACAAAAGCCGGCATGGAGGTAACTATCGCCAATAACGGTGCCGAAGCAATCGAGTTGGTCAAGGAGCAGAACTTCGACCTGGTGATCATGGACATCATGATGCCGGTCATGGATGGGCTGACGGCTGCCCATCAGATCCGCCAACTATCGAAGCCAGGCATCGACGCCCTCCCCATCCTCGCTTTCACGGCCAGCGAAAATGACGATGATGTCCGGGCAAGCATCAATGCCGGCATGAACGGCTACCTATGCAAACCGTATCCTCCTGCAGCCCTGCTGCAGGAGATAGGCCGCCTGCTTCAGCTTCCTTGCGGCACTGTCGCGCCGGCGGCAGAGGCGCAACAGTGCCCCGAAACAAACGGCGAATCGCCAAACCGGCCTTTGCCCACCGATTGGGAAGAGGGCATCAGGCAAATCGGGGGGAATCGCGATCTGCACCGGCAACTGCTGCGGCAATTCGTGAAGGACTACGGGGAAACGGCCGAGGAAGTACGCGCGGAAATGGAAAGGGGGAACCGATGCCGGGCAGCCGATATCGCCCACGCCATCAAGAGCGCCGCCGGCCTGGTGGCGGCGTTGCAACTCCAGACCATTGCCCGTGACCTCGAGACGGCTCTGCGAAAAGGTTCCGAATGCTGCGACCCTCTCCTTGCCCTTTTTGTTGCCGAGTTCGACGCGGTGCTCACAGCCGTGGGCAAACACCTTGCCACCGGAAAAACGACAACACATCCATCCTAGAAAACAGGTTGCATTATCCCAGCCGTATCATGACGGCCCCGGCCAGGATCACCAGCGCCGCGCCTAGCCTGATGCGGCCGCACGACTCCCCCAGGAAGAGGATGCCGATGAGCACCCCCATGAGGATGCTCACCTGGCGCACCGGCACCGCATAGCTCATGGGGGAGAGGTTCAGGCCGTAGCGGAAGGTGAGGAAAGATGCCATCATGATCGGTCCGCTTATGAGGATGAGCCGCCAGTGCTCCCGCAGTTCCTCAACGACAAGGGGACGATAGCAGGAGCGAAGGAGATTGACCGACATCAGCCCCAGCATGATGAGCACGAGGAAATAGGTGAAGTAGAGGGGTGAGTAGTGCCGCACCCCCACCTTCTCGGCGATGGAGCCGAGGGAGTAGATGAACCCCGCCGCCAGGGCATTCTGCACCGTGGAGGAACCGAGGTTGCGGAAGGGTCGGAGGAATTCGTCCAGGGAGATGCGCTCCATTTGCACCGAAAACGCCCCCAGGATCACCAGCAGGATGCCGGCAACACCCGGCATCGACAACCGCTCCCCCAGGATGCTCATCCCCCAGACGGGAACGTACACCATGGAAGTCTGGGAAAGG
The nucleotide sequence above comes from Geobacter benzoatilyticus. Encoded proteins:
- a CDS encoding methyl-accepting chemotaxis protein — protein: MKWFNNFKVGTKLIAGFVSVAMVAAIIGVVGILKIHQLKDESIKLNEKVTVPLGDLGNMSVAFQRIRINLRDAVEEREPTERQHNVEKILQLRQIITERAERFEKTILTEDGRRLFTEFKETRKAYIGLSDKVLQLDEAGRDAEAVELMHGDAKKAAFHEQELLDKLMESKEKQAKLTAENNNAVATSASRLMTMLAVIGVIMAVGLGLIISRIITAPLGKAVEVANRLADGDLTVDVVATSGDETGQVLSAMGNMVRSLRDMVIQTVTISTGIAAASSQLHATSEQIATGAEEVASQSGTVATASEEMAATSSDIARNCGAAADASMQSTASATAGAKIVQETITGMGVIADRVRQTSRTVEALGTRSEEIGEIIGTIEDIADQTNLLALNAAIEAARAGEQGRGFAVVADEVRALAERTTKATKEIGAMIKTIQSETRDAVRAMDEGVQEAEKGAVSAQKSGEALEDILSRINEVAMQVSQIATAAEQQTATTSEVTTNIQQITEVVHQTANGAEETAGAAAQLARQATDLQTLVSRFSLA
- a CDS encoding chemotaxis protein CheW produces the protein MAHALVAEEPAAVRYELTQLVSFTVEGEQFGVDVLKVSEIIRLPSITHVPTAPPYVEGIINLRGSLIPVISMRERFGFQLAESDSRTRIIVMTVGNSLMGFKVDTVSEVMRVSGSDIQYPPTMLSGSDSHQCLIGVINLAAQMLIIIDPEKMFSEAEVEQVFLKQQITGVDE
- a CDS encoding response regulator, with the translated sequence MPNTNGAGGPGKNLSGNSLAGKRILLAEDALCNQRLAVATLTKAGMEVTIANNGAEAIELVKEQNFDLVIMDIMMPVMDGLTAAHQIRQLSKPGIDALPILAFTASENDDDVRASINAGMNGYLCKPYPPAALLQEIGRLLQLPCGTVAPAAEAQQCPETNGESPNRPLPTDWEEGIRQIGGNRDLHRQLLRQFVKDYGETAEEVRAEMERGNRCRAADIAHAIKSAAGLVAALQLQTIARDLETALRKGSECCDPLLALFVAEFDAVLTAVGKHLATGKTTTHPS
- a CDS encoding EamA family transporter, with amino-acid sequence MSTLAFTLIVISAVMHALWNLLVKRSRHKTVFIWWMFVASSALFTVTIPFLPERFRWPDPSTFLLVTAGAVCFVLYHLLNGRAYRGGDLSVVYPLSQTSMVYVPVWGMSILGERLSMPGVAGILLVILGAFSVQMERISLDEFLRPFRNLGSSTVQNALAAGFIYSLGSIAEKVGVRHYSPLYFTYFLVLIMLGLMSVNLLRSCYRPLVVEELREHWRLILISGPIMMASFLTFRYGLNLSPMSYAVPVRQVSILMGVLIGILFLGESCGRIRLGAALVILAGAVMIRLG